Proteins encoded by one window of Kribbella flavida DSM 17836:
- a CDS encoding DUF6886 family protein — MRPAAGEVLHFSEDPTIEVFVPHVAATAVEPAAYVWAVGHDRAPDYWFPRQCPRAMAWVGPGTTTADQFRIIGEGSGTRVHAVEYGWLEAIRTVELYAYRLPAADFAPHDAAVVATTEVRPLGPPKRVGDLFALHAEAGIQLRVLPNLHEFWDAVVASTLKFSGIRLRNALPRAD; from the coding sequence ATGCGTCCGGCCGCCGGTGAGGTCCTGCATTTCTCCGAGGACCCCACCATCGAGGTTTTCGTGCCGCACGTAGCCGCCACCGCGGTGGAGCCGGCCGCCTACGTGTGGGCCGTCGGCCACGACCGGGCCCCCGACTACTGGTTCCCCCGGCAGTGCCCCCGCGCGATGGCGTGGGTCGGCCCCGGCACCACCACGGCGGACCAGTTCCGCATCATCGGCGAAGGCTCCGGCACCCGCGTGCACGCGGTCGAGTACGGCTGGCTGGAAGCGATCCGCACCGTCGAGCTGTACGCCTACCGCTTGCCCGCAGCGGATTTCGCCCCGCACGATGCGGCGGTGGTCGCGACAACCGAGGTCCGGCCGCTCGGTCCGCCCAAACGCGTCGGTGATCTCTTCGCGCTGCACGCCGAGGCAGGAATCCAGCTGCGCGTGCTGCCGAACCTGCACGAGTTCTGGGACGCGGTGGTCGCCAGCACGCTGAAGTTCAGTGGTATCCGGCTGCGCAACGCCCTGCCGCGGGCCGACTGA
- a CDS encoding cobalamin B12-binding domain-containing protein, protein MPATSTLRIVVAKPGLDGHDRGAKIVARALRDAGMEVIYTGLHQTPEQIVETAIAEDADAIGLSVLSGAHMTLFRKVRELLAARDADDIVVFGGGIIPEADLAPLAEIGVRRVFTPGATTAEIVDWVRTNVGDASAATA, encoded by the coding sequence ATGCCAGCCACCAGCACCCTGCGCATCGTCGTCGCCAAGCCGGGACTGGACGGGCACGACCGGGGCGCGAAGATCGTCGCCCGGGCTCTGCGCGACGCCGGCATGGAGGTCATCTACACCGGGCTGCACCAGACGCCGGAGCAGATCGTCGAGACCGCGATCGCCGAGGACGCCGACGCGATCGGCCTGTCGGTGCTCTCGGGCGCGCACATGACGTTGTTCAGGAAGGTCCGCGAGCTGCTCGCCGCGCGCGACGCCGATGACATCGTGGTGTTCGGCGGTGGCATCATTCCCGAGGCCGACCTGGCGCCGCTGGCCGAGATCGGCGTCCGGCGGGTCTTCACCCCCGGCGCCACCACCGCCGAGATCGTCGACTGGGTCCGCACCAACGTCGGCGACGCCTCGGCCGCGACCGCCTGA
- a CDS encoding esterase/lipase family protein, which yields MSAEAVEQPGNPGPDLAPADARSTLRDALDGLRYGARSALSPRVLQGAAVEFGWMTTRLAMYPLGLVGGARTRADRLTLDGLTPAQRSLLVGDVRAAGTPILLCHGIVDNHTVFTLMRRHLARRGFTSIHTFSYSPLTLDVRTTAERLGEEIEILCKETGSDQVHLVGHSLGGLIARYYVQRLGGDERVHTCVTLGTPHQGTVAARLLPWPLVKQLRPDSDLMDELAEPAPDCGTRFVAFYSDVDQLIVPQRRARISHPDLTTRNIRVRGVGHLSLPFHGEVVHQITGVLSHLDEQAA from the coding sequence ATGAGTGCGGAGGCGGTCGAACAGCCCGGGAATCCCGGCCCTGACCTGGCGCCGGCAGACGCCCGGAGCACCCTGCGCGACGCGCTCGACGGACTCCGGTACGGCGCCCGTTCGGCGCTGTCGCCGCGCGTGCTGCAGGGGGCGGCGGTGGAGTTCGGCTGGATGACCACCCGGCTGGCGATGTACCCGCTCGGCCTGGTCGGCGGCGCCCGGACCCGCGCGGACCGGCTCACCCTGGACGGCCTCACGCCGGCCCAGCGCAGCCTGCTGGTCGGCGACGTCCGGGCCGCCGGGACGCCGATCCTGCTGTGCCACGGCATCGTCGACAACCACACCGTGTTCACCCTGATGCGCCGGCACCTGGCCCGCCGCGGGTTCACCAGCATCCACACCTTCTCGTACTCGCCGCTCACTCTCGACGTCCGGACGACGGCCGAGCGACTGGGCGAGGAGATCGAGATCCTGTGCAAGGAGACCGGCTCGGACCAGGTCCACCTGGTCGGCCACAGCCTCGGCGGGCTGATCGCCCGGTACTACGTCCAGCGGCTCGGCGGGGACGAGAGGGTGCACACCTGCGTCACCCTCGGCACGCCGCACCAGGGCACCGTGGCGGCCCGGCTGCTGCCCTGGCCGCTGGTGAAGCAGCTCCGCCCGGACAGCGACCTGATGGACGAGCTGGCCGAGCCCGCCCCGGACTGCGGGACGCGATTCGTCGCCTTCTACAGCGACGTCGACCAACTCATCGTGCCGCAACGCCGGGCCCGGATCAGTCATCCCGACCTGACAACGCGTAACATCCGGGTGCGCGGCGTGGGCCACCTGTCCCTGCCGTTCCACGGCGAGGTGGTGCACCAGATCACCGGGGTGCTCTCCCATCTCGACGAGCAGGCTGCCTGA
- a CDS encoding LysR family transcriptional regulator, translated as MPEPEIRELRYFRAVAEDLNITRAAERLGIAQPPLSRAIRQLEHRLGVGLFDRSGPRLVLTDAGETLLKESGQVLDALDAAVRRTQRAGLSSQELIVTAKPGVATELLHRVVAELRAGEDLPGIRVVVSGFGQQADMVRDGRADVALVSRPFEDRGLDTELLYAEPRVAALPATHELAGRDQLEPDDLAGIPAPRWDRARATDRNYWSARPEDAVDGPIVQDTAQLLEVVAFGQAVALVPKSLADRNLRPDIVYRPVPAAEPYRMLVVWPAGSRSVQTARFVEAAIRHANARPAEL; from the coding sequence AGCCGGAGATTCGCGAACTGCGCTACTTCCGCGCGGTCGCCGAGGACCTGAACATCACCCGCGCCGCAGAACGCCTCGGCATCGCCCAGCCGCCGTTGTCCCGCGCGATCCGCCAGCTCGAGCACCGGCTCGGCGTCGGCCTGTTCGACCGCTCGGGTCCACGGCTGGTCCTGACCGACGCAGGCGAGACCCTGCTCAAGGAGTCCGGCCAGGTCCTCGATGCGCTGGATGCCGCGGTACGACGGACGCAGCGAGCCGGTCTGTCGTCCCAGGAGCTGATCGTGACCGCGAAACCGGGGGTCGCCACCGAGCTGCTGCATCGTGTTGTCGCCGAGCTCAGGGCCGGTGAAGACCTGCCTGGCATCCGGGTCGTCGTCAGCGGGTTCGGCCAGCAGGCGGACATGGTTCGCGACGGTCGCGCGGACGTCGCGCTGGTCAGCCGGCCGTTCGAGGACCGCGGGCTGGACACCGAACTGCTGTACGCCGAACCGCGGGTCGCCGCGCTGCCGGCGACCCACGAGCTGGCCGGGCGTGACCAGCTCGAACCCGACGACCTGGCCGGCATCCCCGCGCCGCGCTGGGACCGCGCGAGAGCCACCGACCGCAACTACTGGTCCGCGCGCCCGGAGGATGCGGTGGACGGGCCGATCGTGCAGGACACCGCACAGCTGCTCGAGGTCGTCGCCTTCGGTCAAGCGGTTGCGCTGGTGCCGAAGTCGCTGGCCGATCGCAACCTCCGGCCCGACATCGTCTACCGGCCGGTGCCCGCCGCCGAGCCGTACCGGATGCTGGTGGTCTGGCCCGCCGGCAGCCGCTCCGTCCAGACCGCCCGGTTCGTCGAGGCCGCGATCAGGCACGCGAACGCACGACCAGCGGAGCTGTGA
- a CDS encoding M23 family metallopeptidase — MGDSQLSEVTTARIERRQLATRDSSRVELTSTDANKKQAAADRLSKARAAKLDATRALTARRASALAAAKAAAEAAAEKIRVAANRCEMVISDYHITATFGQGGSRWAANHTGVDFAAPIGTPIRSVKKGEVIFADWAGNYGRQVKIRHQDGTVTTYNHMSKFTVEVGETVYAGDQVGAVGVTGNTTGPHLHFEVLPADGGRAINPLTWLRNECGLNP; from the coding sequence ATGGGCGACAGCCAGCTCTCCGAGGTCACCACGGCCCGGATCGAGCGGCGTCAGCTCGCCACCCGGGACTCCTCCCGGGTCGAGCTGACCAGCACCGACGCGAACAAGAAGCAGGCCGCGGCCGACCGGCTCTCCAAGGCCCGCGCCGCCAAGCTCGACGCCACCCGGGCCCTGACCGCCCGGCGCGCCTCCGCGCTCGCCGCCGCCAAGGCCGCCGCGGAAGCCGCCGCCGAAAAGATCCGCGTTGCCGCCAACCGGTGCGAGATGGTGATCTCCGACTACCACATCACCGCCACCTTCGGGCAGGGCGGCAGCCGCTGGGCCGCGAACCACACCGGTGTCGACTTCGCCGCGCCGATCGGCACCCCGATCCGCTCGGTGAAGAAGGGCGAGGTCATCTTCGCCGACTGGGCCGGCAACTACGGCCGTCAGGTCAAGATCAGGCACCAGGACGGCACTGTCACCACGTACAACCACATGTCGAAGTTCACCGTCGAGGTGGGCGAGACGGTGTACGCCGGTGACCAGGTCGGCGCGGTCGGTGTCACCGGCAACACCACCGGCCCGCACCTGCACTTCGAGGTGCTGCCCGCGGACGGCGGTCGCGCCATCAACCCGTTGACCTGGCTGCGCAACGAGTGCGGTCTCAACCCCTGA
- the pcrA gene encoding DNA helicase PcrA, producing MTTLFSPDELPVPLEEPRKVKADPDALLEGLNPQQRAAVVHAGKPLLVVAGAGSGKTRVLTRRIAYLLAARDAHPGSILAITFTNKAAAEMRERVVELVGPRAKLMWVSTFHSSCVRILRRDIKRFGISSTFSIYDDTDSRRLMTLVCRELDLDVKRYNPRAVLNWISTQKNELIDHETAASKTSNHLEETYAECYRIYQERLAQANALDFDDLLMTTVNLLQAFPEVREYYRRRFRHVLVDEYQDTNHAQYTLIRELCGEDEPGGSGPVVPPAELMVVGDSDQSIYAFRGATIRNILAFEQDFAGAETILLEQNYRSTQTILSAANAVISRNEGRMAKNLWSDQGQGEQIAVYVADNEHDEAQFVADEIDRLTDADGVKPSDVAVFYRTNAQSRVFEEVFIRTGHPYKVVGGVRFYERKEVRDALAYLRVLVNPEDTVSLRRIMNVPKRGIGDRAEAAIEALAARDRISFAQAMRRAQDAPAMASRSVNAVQSFVDILDELTAMVDSGAPPDDILDVALHRSGYYEELQKSPDPQDETRLENLDEFISVAREFVEERTAAGEPSDLQAFLERVALVADADQIPDAVDDGGVVTLMTLHTAKGLEFPVVFLTGMEDGVFPHSRSLTDMKELEEERRLAYVGITRARQRLAISRAAVRSAYGAPQHNPPSRFLEEIPAELLDWRRDESAITRWSGTGTSRGSGIPSRYEPARRTASDKPVISLNPGDRVVHDSFGMGTVVVVRGEGQQAQADIDFGSEGVKRLLLRYAPVEKIS from the coding sequence ATGACGACGCTCTTTTCTCCTGACGAACTTCCGGTGCCGCTCGAGGAGCCCAGGAAGGTGAAGGCCGACCCCGACGCGCTGCTGGAGGGGTTGAATCCGCAGCAGCGGGCGGCCGTGGTGCACGCGGGGAAGCCGTTGCTGGTGGTGGCGGGGGCGGGGTCGGGCAAGACCCGGGTGCTGACGCGGCGGATCGCCTACCTGCTGGCGGCGCGGGACGCGCACCCGGGGTCGATCCTGGCGATCACGTTCACCAACAAGGCGGCCGCGGAGATGCGGGAGCGGGTCGTCGAGCTGGTCGGGCCGCGGGCGAAGTTGATGTGGGTGTCGACGTTCCACTCCTCCTGCGTGCGGATCCTGCGGCGTGACATCAAGCGGTTCGGGATCAGTTCGACGTTCTCGATCTACGACGACACCGACTCGCGGCGCCTGATGACGCTGGTGTGCCGCGAGCTCGACCTGGACGTCAAGCGGTACAACCCGCGCGCGGTGCTGAACTGGATCAGCACCCAGAAGAACGAGCTGATCGACCACGAGACGGCCGCGTCGAAGACCTCCAACCACCTCGAGGAGACGTACGCCGAGTGCTACCGGATCTACCAGGAGCGGCTCGCGCAGGCCAACGCGCTGGACTTCGACGACCTGCTGATGACCACGGTCAACCTGCTGCAGGCCTTCCCGGAGGTCCGGGAGTACTACCGCCGCCGGTTCCGCCACGTGCTCGTCGACGAGTACCAGGACACCAACCACGCGCAGTACACGCTGATCCGTGAGCTCTGCGGCGAGGACGAGCCGGGCGGCAGCGGGCCGGTCGTGCCGCCCGCCGAGCTGATGGTGGTCGGCGACTCCGACCAGTCGATCTACGCCTTCCGGGGCGCGACGATCCGCAACATCCTCGCCTTCGAGCAGGACTTCGCCGGCGCGGAGACGATCCTGCTGGAGCAGAACTACCGCTCCACCCAGACCATTCTGTCGGCGGCGAACGCGGTGATCAGCCGCAACGAGGGCCGGATGGCGAAGAACCTGTGGTCCGACCAGGGCCAGGGTGAGCAGATCGCGGTGTACGTCGCGGACAACGAGCACGACGAGGCGCAGTTCGTCGCCGACGAGATCGACCGGCTGACCGACGCCGACGGGGTGAAGCCGTCGGACGTGGCGGTGTTCTACCGGACCAACGCGCAGTCCCGGGTGTTCGAGGAGGTGTTCATCCGCACCGGCCACCCGTACAAGGTGGTCGGCGGCGTCCGGTTCTACGAGCGCAAGGAGGTCCGCGACGCGCTCGCGTACCTGCGGGTGCTGGTGAACCCCGAGGACACCGTCTCGCTGCGCCGGATCATGAACGTGCCCAAGCGCGGCATCGGCGACCGGGCCGAGGCGGCGATCGAGGCGCTGGCGGCCCGGGACCGGATCTCCTTCGCGCAGGCGATGCGCCGGGCCCAGGACGCGCCGGCGATGGCCAGCCGCAGCGTGAACGCGGTCCAGTCGTTCGTCGACATCCTCGACGAGCTGACCGCGATGGTCGACTCGGGTGCGCCGCCGGACGACATCCTGGACGTCGCGCTGCACCGCAGCGGGTACTACGAGGAGCTGCAGAAGTCACCCGACCCGCAGGACGAGACCCGGCTGGAGAACCTGGACGAGTTCATCTCGGTCGCCCGGGAGTTCGTCGAGGAGCGGACGGCGGCGGGCGAGCCGTCCGACCTGCAGGCGTTCCTCGAGCGGGTGGCGCTGGTCGCGGACGCCGACCAGATCCCGGACGCGGTCGACGACGGCGGCGTGGTCACGCTGATGACGCTGCACACGGCGAAGGGCCTGGAGTTCCCGGTGGTGTTCCTGACCGGGATGGAGGACGGCGTCTTCCCGCACTCGCGGTCCCTGACCGACATGAAGGAGCTCGAGGAGGAGCGCCGGCTCGCGTACGTCGGCATCACCCGGGCGCGGCAGCGGCTGGCGATCTCCCGCGCCGCGGTGCGCAGCGCGTACGGCGCGCCGCAGCACAACCCGCCGTCCCGGTTCCTGGAGGAGATCCCGGCGGAGCTGCTCGACTGGCGCCGCGACGAGTCCGCGATCACCCGCTGGTCCGGCACCGGCACGAGCCGGGGCAGCGGCATCCCGAGCCGCTACGAGCCGGCCCGGCGGACGGCGTCCGACAAGCCGGTGATCAGCCTCAACCCGGGCGACCGGGTGGTGCACGACAGCTTCGGCATGGGCACGGTCGTCGTCGTGCGCGGCGAGGGCCAGCAGGCCCAGGCCGACATCGACTTCGGCTCCGAAGGCGTCAAACGCCTGCTCCTGCGCTACGCCCCGGTGGAGAAGATCAGCTAG
- a CDS encoding glycoside hydrolase family 13 protein, whose protein sequence is MTEGSTRPADDWWRRAVVYQVYPRSFADADGDGTGDVNGIRAKLPYLADLGVDAIWISPWYPSPLLDGGYDVSDYRDINPDFGTLADADALIAEAHALGLRILIDLVPNHCSWEHPWFKAALAAGKGSPERERFWFRDGTNGQPPTNWPAAFGGGAWQQIEDGQWYLHMFDISQPDWNWDHPEVIEEFDAILRFWFDRGIDGFRIDVADSMAKDASLPDVPLHEGQPTREKYVGNPFYDQPGVHTIHQRWRAIADEYADTPQGPRVFVAEAWLSPAERLAQYVRSNELHSAFNFDVLRCAWDAKELRQVIDYTTDSLWAVGAPATWVLSNHDTIRHRTRYGRDQRDALEGAGVVPTDLELGLRRARAAALLELALPGGAYIYQGDELGLPEVEDLPEEVLDDPTWERSGHTVRGRDGCRVPIPWSGSEPPYGFGSGEGQPWLPQPAGWGPLTAEAQAGDPGSHLNLYKAALRIRREHEALGEGRMRWDEDVPAGVLSFTRDPGFRCVVNLGDEAVDLPAGAEVLLASDPVPDGLLPTDTAVWLRA, encoded by the coding sequence ATGACTGAAGGATCAACCAGACCAGCTGACGACTGGTGGCGTCGTGCCGTCGTCTACCAGGTGTACCCCCGCTCGTTCGCCGACGCCGACGGGGACGGAACCGGGGACGTGAACGGGATCCGGGCCAAGCTGCCGTACCTGGCCGACCTCGGCGTGGACGCGATCTGGATCAGCCCGTGGTACCCCTCGCCGCTGCTCGACGGCGGGTACGACGTGTCCGACTACCGCGACATCAACCCCGACTTCGGCACCCTGGCGGACGCAGACGCGCTGATCGCCGAGGCGCACGCGCTGGGGCTGCGCATCCTGATCGACCTGGTCCCGAACCACTGCTCCTGGGAGCACCCCTGGTTCAAGGCCGCGCTGGCGGCGGGCAAGGGGTCGCCGGAGCGTGAGCGGTTCTGGTTCCGCGACGGCACCAACGGTCAGCCGCCGACGAACTGGCCCGCCGCGTTCGGTGGCGGTGCCTGGCAGCAGATCGAGGACGGCCAGTGGTACCTGCACATGTTCGACATCTCCCAGCCGGACTGGAACTGGGACCACCCTGAGGTGATCGAGGAGTTCGACGCGATCCTGCGGTTCTGGTTCGACCGCGGCATCGACGGCTTCCGGATCGACGTGGCCGACTCGATGGCCAAGGACGCCTCGCTGCCCGACGTCCCGCTGCACGAAGGTCAGCCGACCCGGGAGAAGTACGTCGGCAACCCGTTCTACGACCAGCCGGGCGTGCACACCATTCACCAGCGCTGGCGCGCGATCGCCGACGAGTACGCCGACACCCCGCAGGGCCCGCGCGTCTTCGTCGCCGAGGCGTGGCTGTCGCCGGCCGAGCGGCTGGCCCAGTACGTGCGCTCGAACGAGCTGCACTCGGCGTTCAACTTCGACGTCCTGCGCTGTGCGTGGGACGCGAAGGAGCTGCGCCAGGTGATCGACTACACCACCGACAGCCTGTGGGCCGTCGGCGCTCCGGCGACCTGGGTGCTCAGCAACCACGACACGATTCGGCACCGCACGCGGTACGGCCGGGACCAGCGCGACGCACTCGAGGGCGCGGGCGTCGTACCGACGGATCTCGAGCTCGGTCTGCGCCGGGCCCGGGCTGCGGCGCTGCTGGAGCTGGCGCTGCCGGGTGGCGCGTACATCTACCAGGGCGACGAGCTCGGTCTGCCGGAGGTCGAGGACCTGCCGGAGGAGGTGCTGGACGACCCGACCTGGGAGCGGTCCGGTCACACCGTCCGGGGCCGCGACGGGTGCCGGGTCCCGATCCCGTGGAGCGGCAGCGAGCCGCCGTACGGGTTCGGGAGCGGTGAGGGGCAGCCGTGGCTGCCGCAGCCGGCCGGCTGGGGGCCGCTGACGGCCGAGGCGCAGGCGGGTGACCCGGGAAGCCACCTGAACCTGTACAAGGCGGCGCTGCGGATCCGCCGTGAGCACGAAGCACTCGGCGAGGGCCGGATGCGCTGGGACGAGGACGTGCCGGCCGGCGTGCTGTCGTTCACCCGCGACCCGGGCTTTCGCTGCGTGGTCAACCTGGGTGACGAGGCGGTCGACCTGCCGGCCGGAGCCGAGGTGCTGCTCGCCAGCGATCCGGTTCCCGACGGCCTGCTCCCCACGGACACCGCCGTCTGGCTTCGCGCCTGA
- a CDS encoding ABC transporter substrate-binding protein, whose amino-acid sequence MAVAGSLVLLASACGGDDGDSGGGGGSTGGALEGRGPITFATGKDTSGNLVNQVQAWNSQHPDEKVEIKELPESADAQRQQMVQNAQAKSDAFSVLNLDVVWTAEFAANRWITELPEDQFPDLGKLLPSTVDTGKYRDKLFAVPVTSDGGLLYYRNDWLQKAGVTAPPKTWDEMTAACTKVLALPEAKGASCYAGQFEKYEGLTVNFSEAVNSAGGVVVGEDGKPNVDTPEALAGLQTLVDAFKNKQIPAAAITYKEEEGRRAFQEGKLVFHRNWPYVYALANKTDGSSKVAGKFQVAPLPGKTGPGVSTLGGHNYGISEFAKNKATAADFIKFMASEERQKANVQKTSQAPTWASLYEDPALNKQYPYLAPLKASIETAKSRPKVIKYGDVTTAIQDAAYSALSSKQTPPKQALADLQTKLSSLITQ is encoded by the coding sequence GTGGCCGTCGCCGGCAGCCTCGTGCTGCTCGCGTCCGCGTGTGGCGGTGACGACGGGGACAGCGGTGGCGGCGGTGGATCGACCGGGGGAGCGCTCGAAGGGCGTGGTCCGATCACCTTTGCCACCGGCAAGGACACCTCCGGGAACCTGGTGAACCAGGTCCAGGCCTGGAACTCCCAGCACCCGGACGAGAAGGTCGAGATCAAGGAACTGCCGGAGTCGGCCGACGCGCAGCGCCAGCAGATGGTGCAGAACGCGCAGGCGAAGTCGGACGCGTTCAGCGTGCTCAACCTGGACGTGGTGTGGACCGCCGAGTTCGCGGCGAACCGGTGGATCACCGAGCTGCCCGAGGACCAGTTCCCGGACCTCGGCAAGCTGCTGCCGTCGACCGTGGACACCGGCAAGTACCGCGACAAGCTGTTCGCCGTCCCGGTGACGTCGGACGGCGGGCTGCTGTACTACCGCAACGACTGGCTGCAGAAGGCCGGCGTCACGGCGCCGCCGAAGACCTGGGACGAGATGACGGCCGCCTGCACCAAGGTGCTCGCGCTGCCCGAGGCCAAGGGCGCCAGCTGCTACGCCGGCCAGTTCGAGAAGTACGAAGGCCTGACGGTGAACTTCTCCGAGGCGGTCAACTCCGCCGGCGGTGTGGTCGTCGGTGAGGACGGCAAGCCGAACGTCGACACCCCGGAGGCACTGGCCGGGCTGCAGACCCTGGTCGACGCCTTCAAGAACAAGCAGATCCCGGCCGCGGCGATCACCTACAAGGAAGAGGAGGGCCGGCGGGCCTTCCAGGAGGGCAAGCTCGTCTTCCACCGCAACTGGCCGTACGTGTACGCGCTGGCGAACAAGACCGACGGTTCGTCGAAGGTGGCCGGCAAGTTCCAGGTCGCGCCGCTGCCGGGCAAGACCGGCCCGGGCGTGTCCACCCTGGGTGGCCACAACTACGGCATCTCCGAGTTCGCCAAGAACAAGGCGACCGCCGCGGACTTCATCAAGTTCATGGCCAGCGAGGAGCGGCAGAAGGCGAACGTCCAGAAGACTTCGCAGGCGCCGACCTGGGCCTCGCTGTACGAGGACCCCGCGCTGAACAAGCAGTACCCGTACCTGGCGCCGCTGAAGGCGTCGATCGAGACCGCCAAGTCGCGGCCGAAGGTGATCAAGTACGGCGACGTGACGACTGCGATCCAGGACGCGGCCTACAGCGCGCTGTCGAGCAAGCAGACGCCTCCCAAGCAGGCGCTCGCCGATCTGCAGACCAAGTTGAGCTCGCTCATCACTCAATGA
- a CDS encoding carbohydrate ABC transporter permease yields MSTNIKAAEAGPLRRYAPLLGVAIIVLYCLAPFYWMIVSAFRRPLDQFDNSLLPSPWSLDNLQAVFGEGVGFGRSLLNSLIVAGVTTILTLIVGLVAAYTLARLDFKFKNVVLAIIITTSMFPGISLVIPLLKLFIDIEWINTYQAMIVPSLSFALPLAVWTLTTFFRQMPRELEQAAMVDGCTPAQAFRKIILPLAAPGVFTTAIITFIAAWNEFLIALSMVNKKEIQTANVAISKFTGVSGFDQPFGTQMAAGVVVTIPLVIAVLIFQRRIVAGLTAGGVK; encoded by the coding sequence ATGAGTACGAACATCAAGGCCGCGGAGGCCGGCCCGTTGCGCAGGTACGCGCCGCTGCTGGGCGTGGCCATCATCGTGCTGTACTGCCTGGCGCCGTTCTACTGGATGATCGTGTCGGCGTTCCGGCGGCCGCTGGACCAGTTCGACAACTCGCTGCTGCCGTCGCCGTGGTCGCTGGACAACCTGCAGGCGGTTTTCGGTGAGGGCGTCGGCTTCGGCCGGTCGCTGCTGAACAGCCTGATCGTCGCCGGCGTGACGACGATCCTGACCCTGATCGTCGGTCTGGTCGCGGCGTACACGCTGGCCCGGCTCGACTTCAAGTTCAAGAACGTCGTGCTGGCGATCATCATCACCACCTCGATGTTCCCGGGCATCTCGCTGGTGATCCCGCTGCTCAAGCTGTTCATCGACATCGAGTGGATCAACACCTACCAGGCGATGATCGTGCCCAGCCTGTCGTTCGCGCTGCCGCTGGCGGTGTGGACGCTGACCACGTTCTTCCGGCAGATGCCGCGGGAGCTGGAGCAGGCGGCGATGGTGGACGGCTGCACCCCGGCGCAGGCGTTCCGCAAGATCATCCTGCCGCTGGCGGCACCGGGTGTGTTCACCACGGCGATCATCACGTTCATCGCGGCCTGGAACGAGTTCCTGATCGCGCTGAGCATGGTGAACAAGAAGGAGATCCAGACCGCCAACGTGGCGATCTCGAAGTTCACCGGGGTCTCCGGGTTCGACCAGCCGTTCGGCACCCAGATGGCGGCCGGCGTGGTGGTCACCATTCCGCTGGTGATCGCGGTGCTGATCTTCCAGCGCCGGATCGTCGCCGGCCTGACGGCGGGCGGCGTGAAGTGA
- a CDS encoding carbohydrate ABC transporter permease encodes MSSSAQVPAVPPARGRKPKRQTTFDEGTGRLAAILLSPTLLVLALVVVYPIISALRESLYTSGQRFDEDGFVIEGSQFVGLDNYTAIFSGETGERFWNAFYNTTFFTITCVLLETVLGVGMALVMHKAFKGRGIVRASILVPWAIPTVVSALLWKWIFQADGAANALLGQQILWSTEGWQSVLSVIVADTWKTAPFIGLLVLAGLQTIPDEVYEAAKVDGASPWQQFVRITLPLVKPALLVAVLFRILDTLRIFDLPYVLVGANKESVETLSMLAFDEASNTRYGPAAAYATILFLYVAVVAYVFVKLLGADVLGDAVQKKKTNGRKKRRNRDAAPPGASTTALAGANSGGGFSG; translated from the coding sequence ATGAGTTCATCCGCCCAGGTCCCCGCCGTGCCGCCGGCCAGGGGCCGCAAGCCGAAGCGGCAGACGACGTTCGACGAGGGGACCGGCCGGCTGGCCGCGATCCTGCTGTCGCCGACGCTGCTGGTGCTCGCCCTGGTGGTCGTCTACCCGATCATCTCGGCGCTGCGCGAGTCGCTGTACACCAGCGGCCAGCGGTTCGACGAGGACGGCTTCGTCATCGAGGGGTCGCAGTTCGTCGGCCTCGACAACTACACGGCGATCTTCTCCGGCGAGACCGGGGAGCGCTTCTGGAACGCCTTTTACAACACCACGTTCTTCACCATCACCTGTGTGCTGCTCGAGACGGTGCTCGGCGTGGGGATGGCCCTGGTGATGCACAAGGCGTTCAAGGGTCGCGGCATCGTCCGGGCCAGCATCCTGGTCCCGTGGGCGATCCCGACCGTCGTCTCCGCGCTGCTGTGGAAGTGGATCTTCCAGGCCGACGGCGCGGCGAACGCGCTGCTGGGGCAGCAGATCCTGTGGTCGACGGAGGGCTGGCAGTCGGTGCTGTCGGTGATCGTCGCCGACACCTGGAAGACGGCACCGTTCATCGGGTTGCTGGTGCTCGCGGGCCTGCAGACGATTCCGGACGAGGTGTACGAGGCCGCCAAGGTCGACGGCGCCAGTCCGTGGCAGCAGTTCGTCCGTATCACGCTGCCGCTGGTGAAGCCGGCGTTGCTGGTCGCGGTGCTGTTCCGCATCCTCGACACGTTGCGGATCTTCGACCTGCCGTACGTGCTCGTCGGTGCGAACAAGGAATCGGTCGAGACGCTGTCGATGCTGGCCTTCGACGAGGCCTCGAACACCCGGTACGGGCCGGCGGCGGCGTACGCGACGATCCTGTTCCTGTACGTCGCGGTGGTGGCCTACGTGTTCGTCAAGCTGCTCGGCGCCGACGTGCTCGGTGACGCGGTGCAGAAGAAGAAGACCAACGGCCGGAAGAAGCGCAGGAACCGCGACGCGGCTCCGCCGGGAGCGAGTACGACGGCACTGGCCGGAGCGAACAGCGGAGGAGGGTTCTCAGGATGA